The genome window CGAGCTTCGAAATGGGGCGCACCATCGGCGTTCGCGCCGACGCTTTTGGCCCTGGTGAATCCACCAACGCCACTGATCTCATCCGCCGGGTTTCGCCGGTGACGATGCGCTTCGATCGGAGTCGCGGCCTGCCGAACGGCATGGAATGGGAGCCCGAAACCCTCGCCCGCAACGTCACGCCGAGCGACAACTTCCGCATTCGCATGAACTTCCGGCGGCCCAAGGACGCCGAATTGGAGCGCGTGTATTGCCGCACCATGGGCCTCGGTCGCGCCAGCACCGTCGCCTTCGAAATGCCGTTCCCCGAGTTCGACCGCAAGGGTCGCAGTTTTGTGGACTACAGCACAAAGGTTGCCCGCACGGCCACACACGGCTATCGCGTGATGGAAACCAAGATTCGTGGCGCCCAGCAAGAGGACATTACGATCCAAACCAGCTACGCCGTCCGCCCAACGTATGGCGTCGAGGGCAAGGTGTCCGGAGAGCCGGTGATGAGCCCCGACGTGCAGGTGATTGATGCGAACGTGATGGTGAAGAGCTACACCGATACGCGTCTTCGCGGCAAGATTTCGCTAAGTTTGCCAAGCGGGTGGGCCGCCAAAAAGGGTGGCGAAGCGAACCTGATGATCCATCAGATTCGCGGCGTGCAAAAGCTGCCGGTCAAGCTCGTGGTTCCCGCCGGAACTCAGGGTCTGCACACTGTGATGGTGGACGTGAGCTACAACGGCGAGACAACCTCCACGCCGATGTATGTGCTGATTCGCTAGTGGCTCAGCCCGCCTAACTTGAATAAGCGGCGAAGGTTTTCGCGCTCGTAAGCGCCGACTTCCTTCGCCGCTTTCAGTTCAATTTCCGCCTCGTCCGTCTGCCCTTGCTTGTGCAAGTACTCGGCCAGAATCACGCGGTACCACAGCTTATCGGGCTCTAAGTCGGTCGCCATGCGGACAGCTTTGATCGCTTCCAGCGGGCGACCCGTTGCCCAAAACGCGAGGCTTGCCTGAATATAGAAATAGTCGTCGCCGGGCGAAAGCTCGATGGCGGCGCGGAACGCGGCCAGTGCCTCGTCGAACCGGCCCAGTTCCAGCAGAATGTCGCCCATCCAATAGTGATAAAAGCTTTGATCCGGCGCGAACAGCACGGCGCCCTGAATCGCGCGTAGCGCGCGCTCGCGGTAGCCGCGGCGACGCAGCTCTTCGGCGAGCTTGAGGTACGGAAACGGGTTCTCAGGTTCAAGTTTCACGGCTTCCTCAAGGTGGGCAAGGCCCTCGCTGGTGCGACCCTCGCGGGCGTAGATTTCTCCAAGCGCAAGCGATGCTTCCATGTCGCCGCCGTTCTCGCGGATGATCCGGCTAAACTGTCGAACCGCCTGCGGGCTTTGCCCCAGACATTCCAGCGCCGTCGCCAAGCCGCGACGAGCCGAAAGCGACTCCTTGGGCTGGGTTTCCAAAACTTTGCGGAAGTGGCGCGCCGCCCGATCGTAATCGCCTTGCAACAGGCTCGCCTCGGCCAGTTCCTGCAGGTTGTCGGGACTGTCCGCGAGCGCGCTGTCGGTTTCCTCTTGCTCGGCCTGCGGAATCGCCAGGCCAAACAGGTCCACAATTTTTTGGTACTCGGGGTTCATCGGGAAGCGAAAGTTTACCTTTGCCCCTTTCAGACTCCCATCAATCGGCCAGTGTTAGGATAAGATGGCAAATGATGAGTACGCGAATCCTCACGACTGTGGCCGCTGTGGCCGTTCTTGTGGCCGCCTTGCCGCTGGCCACCGCCCAACAAAAGAAGAAGCCCGTGGCCGCCAAGATGTCCGCCGCCAAATCGACGTTCCAAAAGGACGTTGTTGACTTCACCACTAAGTTCTGCGTGAGTTGCCATACCGGCAAGAACGCCGCCGATGGCGTGGACATCCCCAAGAACGTCAAGGAAGCCGACGTCAAGGTGAAGTACGCCAAGCTCTACCGCAAGCTAGCGCGGTACGCGGGTAGCAAGCAAATGCCGCCGCGCGATGCCAAGCCGCAACCCAAGGATGCCGAGCGAACTGCCTTTACAAAGTGGATCAGCACGAACATTAAATAGGCCGAACAAGGCCCGAAATTCATCGTAGAAATGTGATGAAATTAGCAGTCGCAAGGGTATACTGCTAAAACTTGGTTGCCGCGGCGAGCCCGCGACAACCATCTTCACAGAGGAACAACGATGAATTTGAAACCGCTACTCGATCGTGTCATCATCGAACCGGCCGCCAAGGAAGAAGTTTCCGCGGGCGGTATCTTCCTGCCCGATTCGGCCAAGGAAAAGCCGCTGAAGGGCACCGTCATCGCCGTCGGCCCGGGCAAGGTTCTGGACAACGGCAAGAAGGTGGAAGTTGAGGTCAGCCAAGGCGACGTGGTTCTGTACGGCAAGTACAGCGGCACCGAAGTCACGGTGGACGGCAAGGAATACATGATCCTGCGCTCCGACGATATCCTCGGCGTGGTCACCAACGTTCCGGCTGGGGTGGGCAACTAATGTCGGCCAAGGAACTCAAGTTCTCTACCGACGCCCGCAAGGCTCTCGAAGCCGGCGTCGATAAGCTCGCCAACACGGTGAAGGTCACCCTCGGCCCGCGCGGCCGCCTGGTCGTGCTCGAGAAGAAGTTCGGCAGCCCGACGATCATTGACGACGGCGTGACCATCGCCAAGGAAATCGAAGTCGAAGACCGCTTCGAAAACATGGGCGCTCAGCTCATCCGCGAAGTCAGCAGCAAAACCAACGACCTCGCCGGTGACGGCACCACGACCGCCACGGTCCTCGCCCAAGCCATTTTCAAGGAAGGCGTCCGCAACGTCGCCGCTGGGAGCAACCCGACGGCCATCCGCAAGGGCATCGAAGCCGCCACCAATGCCGTGGTTGAAGAGCTCGCCAAGATGAGCAAGCCGGTTGAAGGCAAGGTTGGCATGAAGGAAGTTGCGACCATCAGCTCCAAGCTGGAAAACATCGGCGAACTCGTCGCCGAAGTGATCAGCACGGTGGGCAAGGATGGCGTCGTGACCGTCGAAGAAGCCAAGTCAACCGAAACCAGCTTCGACATCGTCGAAGGGATGCAGTTCGACAAGGGCTACATGTCGCCCTACTTCATCACCGATCCCAAGCGCATGGAAACGGTCTACGAAGACCCGCTTCTGCTGTTTTACGAAAAGAAGATTAGCTCGGTGCAGGACATCGTTCCCGTGCTGGAAAAGGTGCTGCGCCTCGGCAAGCCGCTGGTGATCATCGCCGAAGACGTGGAGAACGAATGTCTCGCCACGCTCGTGCTGAACCGCCTGAAGGCCAACCTCCCGCTCGTTGCGGTGAAGGCTCCGGGCTTCGGCGATCGCCGGAAGGCGATGCTCGAAGACATGGCGATTCTGACTAACGGTCAATTCGTCAGCGAAGACCTCGGCCTCAAGCTCGAAAACGTGACCCCCGACATGCTCGGCTCCTGCCAGCGCGTCGTGATCACCAAGGACACCACCACGATTGTGGGCGGTAAGGGCGACAAGGCGAAGATCGAAGGTCGCCTGAGCCAGATCAAGCGCCAGATCGAAACCACCGAAAGCAACTACGACAAGGAAAAGCTGCAAGAGCGACAAGCGAAGCTCAGCGGCGGCGTAGCCGTGGTAAAGGTTGGTGCCCCGACCGAAACCGCGATGAAGGAGCAAAAGGCTCGCATCGAAGACGCCCTCGCGGCCACTCGCGCCGCGCTGGAAGAAGGCGTTGTGAGCGGTGGCGGTCAAGCTCTGTTGCTCGCCGGTAAGGTTCTCGACACGCTGCAAGGTGAGGGTGACGAGCAAATCGGCATCAACATCGTCCGCCGCGCCGTAGAGTCTCCGCTCCGCACGATCGCCGAAAACTGCGGCGTCGAAGGCTCGGTTGTGGTTGAGAAGGTTCAGCGCGAAGGGAAGGGCTTCAACGCCGCCACCCTGCAGTACGAAGACCTGCTCAAGGCTGGCGTCGTCGACCCGACTAAGGTTGTTCGCACCTGTCTGCAAAACGCGGCTTCGATCAGCGGCCTGCTGCTGACCACCGAATGCGCCATCGCCGACGCTCCTGAAAAGGAAGACGAAGGCCACGGCCACCACCACTAAGTCACCGGGACTTAGATAGAACTGGCCCCTCATCACGATGATGAGGGGCCAGTTTGCTTTTAGCTATGGGTTCCGATGAGGAACCAAGCGAGCCAAATGCTGAAGTAGACCGCCGAGCCGATGAGGCAGGTGCGGCGCACGAAGGCGCTGTTTTGTGGCCAGTACCACACCATGGTTGCCCAGCACGTGATGAGCGTGAGCGCCTTGACAAACACGAAGGCCCATTCGCTGTGTTGAATGATGGGCCGCATCACGGGGTTCAGCTCTTCGATTTTGCCGTGAGCATGGAGAACCGCGGTCGAGATCAGGTCAAGGAAGCCAATCGCCATCAGCAACAACAGCGCGCGGGTGGGCAGTATTCGCCGATACAGCGCGGGCAGTTGTGCGAGTGTTTTCATATCCTTGGGTGGGGCCGCCATCTTCCTCTACTGTTCGCATCAATTTATCGGCCAAATCGCGCTGGGCGGAAGAAGAAGTGATCCCGTGGTTAAACACTACGCTAACAATCCTCCGCTCGCCAACCGCATTTTTAACGTATCCGCTCAGTGAAACTACCGAATTTAGCGTCCCGGTCTTGCCGTGGAAGCTCGCCCCCGGGTTGCGGCCCTTGAGCGTACCAGCCCCCGCGGAGACCAGGCAGTCGTAAAACGTCTCAAACCAAGGTTGTCCCTGCGCCCATTGCAAAATCTGCGCAATGCCGCGCGTGGTGACGAAGTTGTGGCGACTCAGACCGCTGCCGTCAATCGGGCGAAAGTCTGAAGGGTCGGCGAGAATGCCGGCGTAAAACGCACCCATTCGTTGGGCGGCCTGGCTATATTCCTTCCCGGCTTCGAGCGGCGCGAGTTTGGCCGCGCTCATCATGAGGAGGTGCTCGGCGTGATGGTTGTCGCTGTCCACAAGGCACTCCTTGGCCACCTCGCTGAGCGGCTTGCCGGTCAGCGGACTCCACTTGAGATCGGCTGGAAGCTCCTTAAGCGCCCCGCCCCATTTTCCGCCGAGGTAAGCGGCGGCCGTTTTCAGCGGGTTGGGCTGCGCCAGGGTGTCGATGCTGGCTTCGTCCTGCGGAAGCTTGCCGCGCACGATGAGGGTGGCGAAGTGCGGGTCGAACTCGCTCTTGGGACCCGCCTCATCCGGACGTCGAATCACCTTGATGCCGAGTTCGCGCGCAAGCGGAACGACCGCTCCGGCGCGGCTGCGAGCCTCAAAGCCGGCTTCGTCTACGGTGAACGCCGTAATCTTGGGCGCGTACCGGTTGGGCAGGTCATCGTATTCCCAACTCGGCCCGTAACCGGGGTTGTAGGCGAGCCGCGCCCACACCGTCATGTTGCTCCGCACGCCCAGGTTCTTGCCGACCGTGCGCAGGGTTTCGCCGGTGAGTTCAGGATCGCCGGGGGCGTCCACGATCACGCGATTGCCGACCCGCGCGAACCTGGTGACAGGCTTGTAATCGGGGCCGAGCGTGGCAAACGCGAAGATGTTGGTGAGCAGTTTTTGGTTGCTCGCCGGAACGACGCGAATGCCGCTGAGCCGCGAGTAGAGCTCGGAGCCGCGCTCGTCGGTGACGGTCACGCTCACCAGAGCACCGCTCAGCGCGGGGTTCGCGAGAATCTCGTCGATGCGCTGGCTGAGCGGCGGAGTTTGCCAAAGCGAAGCGGCGAGCAAAAGCGACTTGACGACGAGCATAGGTTCCGTTTTACCGGACTTTCGGGCCCGAGAGCGGGGCGGTGTGCACTCGCCAGAACATCGGTTTGAACGGGAGCCGCAGCAGCGCGCCCAGACGGTTGATGCACCACGCCGCCGCCATCGCCGCTCGCCCATGGTGGATGCGGAAGTAAAGCTCCTTGCCGCGGTTATACATCGCCACGCTCCACCACCGATTGCCGCTGGAACTCGCCCCGAGCGCGTGCTCAAAACGCGCCTCGGGGATGTACAAAATGCGGCCATGTTTGCGTAGGCGACGGCATAACTCGGTGTCTTCGCAGTACAGGAAAAAGCGCTCATCGAACGGCTCAACCGGGCGAAACATCAGGCACGCGCCCATAACCTGCTCGACCTCCATAGTTCGGTCGGAGCGAATCCAGTAGGTGTCCATAAAACTCCCCCGGAACAGTTTTTCCAAGAAGAGTTGTTCGCACAACAGGCGTCCCAAAGTCAAACTTCGGCACGCTGATGGTGAGAGCGAGCCGCCGGTGACCAGCCCGCCGCCGACGGCAACCACGCCGGGCACCATCTCATCAAGCAATCGGGCGATAGCACCAGGTTCGGCCGCCGCATCGGAGTTCAGCAACAGCGCGATCTCGTGCCGCCGCCGAGCCAAGCCTTGGTTGTTGGCCGCGCCAAACCCGCGGTTGTCGGGGTTCGCGACGAGTTCGACCATGGGAAACTCGGACCCGACCATGTCCGCCGAACCGTCGGCAGACGCGTTGTCCACAACGATGACCTGGTCCACATCGGCCAAGGATTCCAGGCACCGACGCAGCAGGTCGCGCGTGTTATAGCTCACCACCACCACCGTTACCTGCAGCACGCCGAGGTTGTACCCCGAAGGTGCTAAAATAGCCGGGATGGCCGACGAAATTTTGTTGACCCAGGAAGGCTACAACAAGCTCGAAGAAGAGTTGATTCACCTGAAGGGGCCGAAGCGACTCGCGATTGCCGACGCGATCCGCGAGGCGAAAGCGCATGGCGACTTGCGTGAAAACGCCGCCTATCACGAAGCGAAGCTCAACCAGACCCGCAACGACAGCCGCGTGGCGGACCTCGAAAAGGTGTTGCAAATCGCGCGCGTCGTGCAACGTCCCGAGAACGCGGGCGCGATGGCGCACCTCGGTAGCAAGGTGAAGTTGCACGACAAGAAGTGGGATGAAGAACTGGTCATCAGCCTCGTCGGCAGCTTCGAAGCCGACCCGACCGCCGACTTGATTTCGATCACCTCGCCGCTCGGCGGCGCAATTCTGGGCCGCAGTGTCGGCGACGAAGTGGAGGTAGAAGCCCCGAGTGGAACGCAGCAATACAAGATTCTGGAAATTAGCGAGTAGCCTCGCGCTCTTGGGAATTCTCGCGGGTTGCGGCTCAAGCGAGCCCACCGTGGAGAATAACGAGACCGTGCGGGCGGCCAGTAAACCGGCGGGGCCAGCGGCTCCGACCGAGCTTGAAGTGCAGGTTCCCGGAACGCCGAGTTCCGATGCGCTGGCTCTGCTCTACGGCACGGCCATCGTCCACGTGGGTGACAACTCCGAACTCGCGTTTCAGCAGTTCCCGCGGCCGAAGGGCGCGGTGGAAAGCTCCGATGAGCCGCCGGTGAAGATCGTTGGCGCCAAGACCGCGGTGTGGGACAAGGACCAAGAGTCGTTTGCCGTGCTGAGCCTCGACGAACGGGTTCTGGTGGCCGTGCACACCAAGCCGCTCGCAACTTCGGTGCAGGTTCTGCTCGATCGCTACACCAAAAAGTTTGGCCAGCCCGAGTTTGTCAGCCGGGGCCAAGTCGAATACCGCTTTTGGGACACGCCGGAACTCGGGCAAACCCTTATGCTGTGCTGGGCGCCGAACGCCTCTAACACCACGCTGGTGACGGCTGCGGTGGGCCTCACGCCGGTCATGCGTGAGTTCCGGATGGATCCTTCCAGCGCAGAAGCCGACGCCATGCGGGCCAGCAACTTGCTTTCGGCCCAAACACCAAAGTAGGCGCATCGGAAACGTTTTTACGCAAACCCGCGTCATCTAATGTATCCAATCTACTGCGGATTGGAAATCTACAAAAGCAGGAGGTGGTGCGTAAAAAATGGATAGTAACAAACGTAACCAGGGAGGTCGAGGGTTTTAGCCGACCAACGACCGCGTTCGTGGGCGTGCGATGAACATTGCTCTCCCTGGACAAAATCAGAAGTGCCCCTCAACCGAGGGGCGCTTTCGTTTTCGCTATACTGCGATTTGTGAATTGCGTCATCGTCATTCCCGCCCGCATGGGCTCCACGCGCTTTCCCGGCAAACCGCTCGCTGACCTCGGCGGCAAGCCGATGGTGCAATGGGTGGTGGAGGCGGCGCGACGAGCCGAGATCACCGACCGCGTGGTGGTCGCAACCTGCGACCAGGTGATTGTGGACGCGTGCGCCGCATTTGGCGCCGAAGCCATCATGACCCGCGACGACCATCCGAGTGGCACCGACCGTATTGGCGAAGTGAGCGAGAAGATTCCTGCCGACGTGTACGTCAACGTGCAGGGCGACGAGCCGCTTATCCCGGTTGAGACCATCCGCGCCTGCGCCGCGCCGCTCTTGGCTGACGCAAGCATCTTGATGGGCAGCGTGTTCTCGGAGTGCAAACCTGAGGAGGAGGATGACCCCAGCGTGGTGAAGGTGGTCACCGACCGCGCAGGTTTTGCGCTGTACTTTAGCCGCCATGCGATTCCGTTTCCGCGCAACCCCCGACCTCAGGCCCTGCGCAAGCACGTCGGAATCTATGCCTATCGCCGCGAGGTGCTGCAAGACTTTTGCCGGTGGCCGATGGGCACGCTGGAGGAGGCGGAGAGCCTGGAGCAGCTGCGATTCTTAGAAAACGGTGTGCGCATCAAGATGAGCGAGGG of Chthonomonas sp. contains these proteins:
- the greA gene encoding transcription elongation factor GreA, whose product is MADEILLTQEGYNKLEEELIHLKGPKRLAIADAIREAKAHGDLRENAAYHEAKLNQTRNDSRVADLEKVLQIARVVQRPENAGAMAHLGSKVKLHDKKWDEELVISLVGSFEADPTADLISITSPLGGAILGRSVGDEVEVEAPSGTQQYKILEISE
- the groES gene encoding co-chaperone GroES, encoding MNLKPLLDRVIIEPAAKEEVSAGGIFLPDSAKEKPLKGTVIAVGPGKVLDNGKKVEVEVSQGDVVLYGKYSGTEVTVDGKEYMILRSDDILGVVTNVPAGVGN
- the groL gene encoding chaperonin GroEL (60 kDa chaperone family; promotes refolding of misfolded polypeptides especially under stressful conditions; forms two stacked rings of heptamers to form a barrel-shaped 14mer; ends can be capped by GroES; misfolded proteins enter the barrel where they are refolded when GroES binds), with product MSAKELKFSTDARKALEAGVDKLANTVKVTLGPRGRLVVLEKKFGSPTIIDDGVTIAKEIEVEDRFENMGAQLIREVSSKTNDLAGDGTTTATVLAQAIFKEGVRNVAAGSNPTAIRKGIEAATNAVVEELAKMSKPVEGKVGMKEVATISSKLENIGELVAEVISTVGKDGVVTVEEAKSTETSFDIVEGMQFDKGYMSPYFITDPKRMETVYEDPLLLFYEKKISSVQDIVPVLEKVLRLGKPLVIIAEDVENECLATLVLNRLKANLPLVAVKAPGFGDRRKAMLEDMAILTNGQFVSEDLGLKLENVTPDMLGSCQRVVITKDTTTIVGGKGDKAKIEGRLSQIKRQIETTESNYDKEKLQERQAKLSGGVAVVKVGAPTETAMKEQKARIEDALAATRAALEEGVVSGGGQALLLAGKVLDTLQGEGDEQIGINIVRRAVESPLRTIAENCGVEGSVVVEKVQREGKGFNAATLQYEDLLKAGVVDPTKVVRTCLQNAASISGLLLTTECAIADAPEKEDEGHGHHH
- a CDS encoding tetratricopeptide repeat protein; translated protein: MNPEYQKIVDLFGLAIPQAEQEETDSALADSPDNLQELAEASLLQGDYDRAARHFRKVLETQPKESLSARRGLATALECLGQSPQAVRQFSRIIRENGGDMEASLALGEIYAREGRTSEGLAHLEEAVKLEPENPFPYLKLAEELRRRGYRERALRAIQGAVLFAPDQSFYHYWMGDILLELGRFDEALAAFRAAIELSPGDDYFYIQASLAFWATGRPLEAIKAVRMATDLEPDKLWYRVILAEYLHKQGQTDEAEIELKAAKEVGAYERENLRRLFKLGGLSH
- the kdsB gene encoding 3-deoxy-manno-octulosonate cytidylyltransferase; translation: MNCVIVIPARMGSTRFPGKPLADLGGKPMVQWVVEAARRAEITDRVVVATCDQVIVDACAAFGAEAIMTRDDHPSGTDRIGEVSEKIPADVYVNVQGDEPLIPVETIRACAAPLLADASILMGSVFSECKPEEEDDPSVVKVVTDRAGFALYFSRHAIPFPRNPRPQALRKHVGIYAYRREVLQDFCRWPMGTLEEAESLEQLRFLENGVRIKMSEGSGSAIAVDTPEQAEQVRQVLAGGRS
- a CDS encoding glycosyltransferase family 2 protein, whose translation is MLQVTVVVVSYNTRDLLRRCLESLADVDQVIVVDNASADGSADMVGSEFPMVELVANPDNRGFGAANNQGLARRRHEIALLLNSDAAAEPGAIARLLDEMVPGVVAVGGGLVTGGSLSPSACRSLTLGRLLCEQLFLEKLFRGSFMDTYWIRSDRTMEVEQVMGACLMFRPVEPFDERFFLYCEDTELCRRLRKHGRILYIPEARFEHALGASSSGNRWWSVAMYNRGKELYFRIHHGRAAMAAAWCINRLGALLRLPFKPMFWRVHTAPLSGPKVR
- a CDS encoding D-alanyl-D-alanine carboxypeptidase; this translates as MLVVKSLLLAASLWQTPPLSQRIDEILANPALSGALVSVTVTDERGSELYSRLSGIRVVPASNQKLLTNIFAFATLGPDYKPVTRFARVGNRVIVDAPGDPELTGETLRTVGKNLGVRSNMTVWARLAYNPGYGPSWEYDDLPNRYAPKITAFTVDEAGFEARSRAGAVVPLARELGIKVIRRPDEAGPKSEFDPHFATLIVRGKLPQDEASIDTLAQPNPLKTAAAYLGGKWGGALKELPADLKWSPLTGKPLSEVAKECLVDSDNHHAEHLLMMSAAKLAPLEAGKEYSQAAQRMGAFYAGILADPSDFRPIDGSGLSRHNFVTTRGIAQILQWAQGQPWFETFYDCLVSAGAGTLKGRNPGASFHGKTGTLNSVVSLSGYVKNAVGERRIVSVVFNHGITSSSAQRDLADKLMRTVEEDGGPTQGYENTRTTARAVSANTAHPRAVVADGDWLP